The stretch of DNA ATAATTTGTAACTATTCCTGCCCGAAGCGGATTCACTCCCCGTACCAATAGTACAGGCGAAGCCTTTCTCCCGGATTCATTGCCTCTCCCCCGGGCTGAATCTCGTGAAACGCCCGAACCGCCGAGCCTTCCGGTATGTCCGGATCGGGTACGGGATTGATCCAGCTGTGAAGCAGGTCCATTATATTATAGAACAGGCAGCTCAATGCGACAAATATCACAATGTAACAGAGCCGTCGAAGCGCTTTGGGTACGGAAAAGATCATTTTGCATGCCTCCCGTGAAGAACTTTTGACCCGTGCAAAATCCGATGCCCGTATGCTTTGCCGCTGATACGGACAATCCCTTTCCTTCACTCTATGCAACTTCAGGCTCGCTTATGTATATCCCGGCGCTATGAACACGCTTGCTGACGCCACCAAAAAGCTCTCTCCGGCAAAGTGCCGGGGAGAGCTGCTGGGTGTATCTTCTATTAACTTGATTCTATTAACTTAATTAGTCTATGAATTTACTCGGTACGGTTGCCTTCCGAATTGTTCTTCTCCCTGCAGCGGTAGCAAATCCCGTGAAAATCGAGTCTGTGGTCGATTACCGCGAAATTGAATTCCTTCTCCAGCTTCTCTTCCAGTGATCCAAGCCAGTCTTCGCGGATCTCATCCATGCTGCCGCATTGCACGCATATCATATGATGATGATGGTGCTTGGAGGTATCCGTGCGCAGATCATATCTCGCGACGCCGTCGCCGAAGTTGATCTTCTCCACGATATGAAGCTCGCTGAGGAGTTCAAGGGTACGATATACGGTGGCGAGACCGATCTCGGGAGCCTTCTCCTTTACGAGCATGAACACGTCTTCGGCACTGAGATGGTCTTCCTCATTCTCCAGCAGTACACGTACGGTCGCTTCCCGTTGGGGTGTAAGCTTGTATCCTTGGGATTGCAGTTGCTGCTTAATTTTATCGATCTTGTCTTCCATAATCATTCTCCCTCCCCCCAGGAAAATAGCTCTGCGTTCTCTTAAAGTCACTTCTTTCATTATAGGGGGAGTAAACTTGAGAAGTCAAACGCTTTTACTGGCCGTTATATTCCGCCGTCGCCTGCACCAAAGATGGAGTCACCCAGCGCATCATCGTCGGCGTAACCCATGTCTCGAAGGAGGATATGCCGAGAATCAGGAGGGCCATAACAAAGGACAGCAGCGTGTACATGGCAAAAGGACGCCCGACGCGAAGCGGACGACGCGCGGTCACCCTGCTGCGGATCATGAGCAGCGAGAACGCGATGGCCGCAGCGCTGCATACGAGAAGCGCCGGGATCACCACAAGGTTATGCGGAGCGACGGACACAAGCGCGAACAGCAGACCATGCCATGAATATTGGCTTACCAGGCAGCCGACCGTGAAGCCGATGAGCACACCCTTGAGGAAATCCAGAACAAGTATGCCGGGAAGCCCGATAACCGACAGGCCGAGAATCCAGATCAGGCCGATCCATTTCAGATGAAGACCCGCAATGCTCCAGAACGATTCCGGCGCTGCGGGAAGCCCGTGCTGATCCACGGTCATAAAGAAATTGCCCAGATAGTCGCTGAGCTCCTGCTGCTGGTCCATCGTCAGCGCGCTGATGATCAGGGCACCGAAGACGACCCCAACCAAGAATAATACGGCGACAAAAATATAAAGCGGCGTCTGCTCCTTAATCATATGACGGAAGTTCCGCATCGGGGACGTTCTCCTCTCATGGTCACATGTTACACCATATGAAGAAATGCCCCGCTCTATGACTTGTCCTTAGGCGTAAGGGCTACTCTGCCGTAAGTTCCGCCCCCGCCGGCGGTAAGCTCCAGGCTTCCGGAGCGGGCGGCGGCGATCTTCGCGGCAAGCTCCGCTCCGGCTACCGCAGCCAGTTCCTCCTCGCCGGCTTCGTGAAGGATATTCATCTCGGTGCCGAAGGCCTGAAGCAGAAGATTCATCTTCGCCTTGCCGAGGCCCGGAATAAACTCCAGCGGAACCTGATAACGGTAAGGCGGGCGGCGAGCCGGAACGACCGGTTCCTTCCTGTCCGCGATATTCAGAATCCGGTCCAGCACACCCTGCACCAGCTTTACGCTGCCGCAGTACGGACAGCGCTGCGAGGTCGCATAAGCTTCGTCGATAATGCTGCCGCAGCCGGCGCAGTACGTGCGGTGGTACTTGCCAAGCCGGGGGTTCAGCCCGTAATTGGCCGTAACCCGGCGGCCTTCGCGGCCTTCAAGCGCAAGCCGCAGCTCCGCAAACGAAGGGGCGGCGAGCTCCATTTCATTGTATTCGCGTCCGATCTTGCCCAGCGAATGAGCATCCGAATTCGTCAGAAACGTGTACGGATCGAGTTCGGAAATATAGCCGGCCATTTCCGAATCCGCGCTGAGACCGAGTTCCACGGCGGCGATCCGCCGGAGGTCGAACAGCTCGGCCATCCGCTCGGCGGCACAGCCATACAAGCCTTTATGCGGCGTGAAGATGTGGGCGGGTATCAATATCCCTCCGCGCCCGTATATCTCGTCCTGAAGCTCCCGGGAGGGAACATAGATACGCTGGGAGCTTAAGTTAACGTTCCGCATATGGCGCCCCATCCAGAGGCTGAATTCGGTCATCGTCTTAAGATCGGGCATGAAGGCCAGCACATGGCATTCTTTGCGCCCGGGCTCGCGGATTTCGATCTCTGTACCGAGTATGATTGCCGTTCCGCGGTACGCGATGCCGCCGCCTTCGGCCTCCGTCATCTCTCCATCATGGAGACAGTTCAGAATATCCCGCTGAACGGCAGGGGAGTGGCTGTCGATAATGCCGATTAAGCCGATTCCCTTGCGCTCCGCCGCTTCCTTGGCGATTCCCGCAAAGGTCAGATCGCGGCTGCCACTGATCTTGACCGGCTGTCCCTCGGACG from Paenibacillus sophorae encodes:
- a CDS encoding DUF4227 family protein, with translation MIFSVPKALRRLCYIVIFVALSCLFYNIMDLLHSWINPVPDPDIPEGSAVRAFHEIQPGGEAMNPGERLRLYYWYGE
- a CDS encoding Fur family transcriptional regulator; this translates as MEDKIDKIKQQLQSQGYKLTPQREATVRVLLENEEDHLSAEDVFMLVKEKAPEIGLATVYRTLELLSELHIVEKINFGDGVARYDLRTDTSKHHHHHMICVQCGSMDEIREDWLGSLEEKLEKEFNFAVIDHRLDFHGICYRCREKNNSEGNRTE
- the spoIIM gene encoding stage II sporulation protein M → MRNFRHMIKEQTPLYIFVAVLFLVGVVFGALIISALTMDQQQELSDYLGNFFMTVDQHGLPAAPESFWSIAGLHLKWIGLIWILGLSVIGLPGILVLDFLKGVLIGFTVGCLVSQYSWHGLLFALVSVAPHNLVVIPALLVCSAAAIAFSLLMIRSRVTARRPLRVGRPFAMYTLLSFVMALLILGISSFETWVTPTMMRWVTPSLVQATAEYNGQ
- a CDS encoding endonuclease Q family protein — its product is MGRNASAEEPDVKAYGSKSAGEPELVRCYCDLHVHIGRTSEGQPVKISGSRDLTFAGIAKEAAERKGIGLIGIIDSHSPAVQRDILNCLHDGEMTEAEGGGIAYRGTAIILGTEIEIREPGRKECHVLAFMPDLKTMTEFSLWMGRHMRNVNLSSQRIYVPSRELQDEIYGRGGILIPAHIFTPHKGLYGCAAERMAELFDLRRIAAVELGLSADSEMAGYISELDPYTFLTNSDAHSLGKIGREYNEMELAAPSFAELRLALEGREGRRVTANYGLNPRLGKYHRTYCAGCGSIIDEAYATSQRCPYCGSVKLVQGVLDRILNIADRKEPVVPARRPPYRYQVPLEFIPGLGKAKMNLLLQAFGTEMNILHEAGEEELAAVAGAELAAKIAAARSGSLELTAGGGGTYGRVALTPKDKS